In Bradyrhizobium symbiodeficiens, the genomic stretch CTCGTCACCGAACCTACGCTGTTCATCATGGGCGCCGACGACCACAACGCGCCGGGCCGGCCGAACGCGCCCGAGGCGCTGCGGGCCAAGATGGGGCAGAACGCCGAACTGGCGAAAGCGCTTGCCGCCAAGATGCCGAATGCGCGGGCTGAAGTGATCCCGAACACCGGACATCTCGTCTTCCTGGAGGCGCCCGAGAAGTTCAAGGAGCTGGTGCTTAGTTTTCTCGGCCGCTAGCGACACTTGCGTGTCGTCTCAGGCAGGATGCGGCGAACGTTCATGCCGCATTCAGGTCATGATTGGCAGGTTTGGATCGCGCCGTGTCGATGTGTTGCAAGATTTGACATGTCGAATCGTGTCTTTTGATTCATTGTGCGCCTCAAGCGCCACCCCCAAAGACTTGCTCCAAGGACGAGAAGGAAGATCACATGAAATACCTGTTAGCCGCCGCCATGCTCGCCAGCGCGGTCGTCGGTTTCAGCGAGGCCGCCAGCGCCGCCGAGGGCTGCGGCCGAGGGTTCTATCGCGGTCCCTATGGACATTGCCGCCCGATGCGCGGCGCGGTCGTGGTGCGCCCGGCCCCCGTGTATGTAGCCCCGCCGGTCGTCGTCGTGCCCCGCGCGCGCGTGTGCCCGTATGGCTTCCGCTGGTACGCCGGCCGCTGCCGCCCGTTCTGATCTCCTTGCGTCGCAAGATGGCCGCGCAGGTTCAGCCTGCGCGGCCATTTTCGTTCAGGCTTGCTGCCGACGATTCGTCCGCCGTCTAATTTGAGCGACCTCGAGTCGAAACGGGGACCGCGGCTGCGATCCCCGTCCATTTCACGGCTTGCCGCTGCTTACCAATGGCGACGGTGCCAGCGCCGGTGATGCCGGCGCCAATGACGGCGGTGCCAGCCCCAGTGGCGGTGATGGCCATGCCAGTGCACCTGTTCGGGCGCAAGCTTGGCGGCTTCCTCGCTGGTGGTGACGGCAGGATGAGCGTCGGGGTTGCCTTGCGGCATGCGCGTGGGATCGCCGACCGGCTGCGGCGACAACGGCGCGGCCTGCGCGGTCGCGGCGAAGGCGGCGGCACCCGCCGTCACACCCAATGCAAGTTTCAAAAAATTCCGGCGCTCCATGACATATCCTCTAGGCTACCTGGCAAGTGATGCAGAGGAAGTGTCGCGGTCGCGGCATGAACCAAGGCTGAATCGCGTGTTCAGATTCGTTGCGAGGCGAACATTCGGTGCGCCCTATTTGAAAAACTCCTGCGCCAGCACCAGCGTCTCGCGCGAGCGCTTGACGTCGGGCCAGTCGCGGTTGAAATCGGCGACGAGTTGCTTCAGCGCATCGCCCTTCAGCATCGCCGCAAGCTTGGCCTCGTCATCGAACTGATACATCGCCTGATGCAGCGCGGGATCATCGAGACTCCAGAACCGCCACGCCTTGCTCACGCCGAATGCCTTCACCGCGTCGGGTACATGTTCCGTCTCGTACCATCTGTCGAACGCGGCGCGCTGGGCGGGATCGGCGACGGTGGCACGGACGACGAAGAAAGCTGCCGGCATCGGATTTCCTCCTGTTGTTTGAGGCAAGCTTAGCCGCTCCAGTGACCGGCGGCAAAAAAGAGTTGGCACCGGTGTCGGAACGGGCGCCCTTCGCTCGTCCTTTGTTTCGAACCAGGACATTTCTTGAATCAAGACATGGAGACAGCAAATGGCCGACCTTACCCTGACCACCTTCAATTGGGTTCCCCAAGCGCCGCGCGGGTTCGTGCGCGACCTCCGCGTGCGCTGGGCGCTCGAAGAGGCCGCCTTGCCCTATCGCGTCGCCAGCGCCCCGTTTGACGATCGCGGGGCCGCACATTTCGCCCACCAGCCGTTCGGCCAGGTGCCGTGGCTGACCGATGGCGATCTCTCGATCTTCGAGACCGGCGCGATCCTGCTGCATCTCGGCGGGCTCAGCGAGAAGCTGATGCCCACCGATCCGCGCGGTCGCACAGAGACGACGGAATGGGTGTTCGCGGCGCTCAATTCGGTGGAGATGGCCAGCCTGCCCTGGGGAATGTCGAAGTTCATGGGACATCCGACCGACACGGCGGCGTGGAAATTCGTCGATGACTTCCTCAAGCTGCGCCTCAAGCATCTCGACCCGGTGCTGGCAGGGCGCGAATGGCTGGCGGGATCCTTCTCCGTCGCCGACATCCTGATGGCGGACGTGCTGCGCGTCATCGATGGCTTCGACGCGCTGGCGGACAGCCCTGCCTGCCGCGCCTACGTCGCGCGTGCGACGGCCCGCCCGGCGTTCGCCAAGGCCCATGCCGACCAGATGGCGCATTTCGCTGCGGCGGATAGAGCGCGCTCGTAATTCGTAGAGCGGATTAGGCGAAGCCGTAATCCGCCAAGGCCTTCATCCGCCGATACGGACAGTGGCGGATTACGCTGGCGCTAATCCGCCCTACGCATCACACCAGCTTCAGCGGCGCATCGGCGACGACGCGCAGGTCGATGCTGCCGATCAACGCCGCACGGCGCGCCTCCGCAGCGCTGATGGCGTCGTCCGTCTGCCGCAACGTGCTGACGTTCGAGCCGAGCGACACGATCCCGCCGAGCACCAGCGCAATCGAGCCAAGCGCAGCGGTCTGACCGAAGCCGAACACACCGAGGATCGTCACCACCAACAGCGCGGCGCCGCCCCCGATCGCGATCTTGGACGCCAGGATGTACTTCCGGCACCGCTCGGCGATCTCGGCGAGCCGCGCGATGCGATCCTCGATGTCGGAGATTTCGTCGGTCGGATTATCTTCGGTCATCACATTTGCGAGCGAGCAGTTCGGGGAACAAACGAACTTCGATGATAGAGCACGCGACGGCCTAAGACACCGGCCCAACGCATGCAGGAATAGGCCCGAGCGACATAGCGGGCTCGGGCGGAGAATCGTTTGGGCTGGCCGCATCGTTTCCGAAGCCGGGCAAGACCCTGACCCGAACAGCCACCCTGTCCCGCCTTCGATCGGTGATTGCTTCGTATCGGAGACTATCCGGCCCGCTGTAACCAGGTCGAGCCAGATAGAAAATGCTTATGCCGCGGACCCAGCGCCCAATACAAGCTCGGTCGCTTCCAGAGTCGCTCGCCACCTCGAAGTCCTCGATACGATAACAGACGACCCCATGTTCCGGTGATTTCATGAGCAAGAGCCGGGGAAGCTCGACCGGCGCGCAGGTATTGTCGGCGTCGGCGTAGCCTTCGATCACGGTCTCTTCCGCCGTTCGGGCGGTGACGGTCATCTCGCTGTCCTGGGCAAAGCACGATATGTCCATCGCCAGGACCGCGGACGACACGCCCAATATCAGGCCGCACGATCCAATGGCGCACCGCCATGATCTCGATCGACGACGCCAAATTGCCACCGGCGTGCCCTTCCCTCACAACGGCAAATTGTCGTGCTTCTTCGCCGGTGTTTCCACCTTCTTGTCCTTCAGCATCGACAGCGCCCTAGCGATCCGCTTGCGGGTCGAGTGCGGCATGATGACGTCGTCGATGTAGCCGCGCTCAGCGGCAATGAAGGGCGACAGGAAGCGGTCTTCGTATTCCTTGGTGCGGGCGGCGATCTTGTCGGGGTCGCCGATGTCGCTGCGGAAGATGATCTCGACCGCGCCCTTGGCGCCCATCACCGCAATCTGGGCGGTCGGCCAGGCGTAGTTCATGTCGGCGCCGATTTCCTTGGACGCCATGACGTCGAAGGCGCCGCCATAGGCCTTCCGGGTGATGATGGTCACCAGCGGCACGGTGCACTGCGAATAGGCGAACAGCAGCTTGGCGCCGTGCTTGATCAGGCCGCCATATTCCTGCGCGGTGCCCGGCAGGAAGCCCGGCACATCGACGAAGGTGACGATCGGGATGTTGAAGGCGTCGCAGAAGCGGACGAAGCGCGCAGCCTTGCGCGAAGCGTCAGAGTCGAGCACGCCGGCCAGCACCATCGGCTGGTTGGCGACGAAGCCGACGGTGCGGCCGGCGATGCGACCGAAGCCGGTGACGATGTTCTTGGCGAACAAATCCGCGATTTCGAAGAAATCGCCCTCGTCCACGACCTTCAGGATCAGCTCCTTCATGTCGTAGGGCTTGTTCGGATTGTCGGGGATCAGCGTGTCCAGGGACATGTCGACCCGCTCGATATCGTCGAAGCTCGGCCATTCCGGCACGCCGTCGCTGTTGTTGGACGGCAGGAAGTCGATCAGGCGACGCATCTGCAAGAGGGTCTCGACATCGTTCTCGAAGGCGCCGTCGGCGATCGAGGAGCGCGTCGCGTGCACCGAGGCGCCGCCGAGCTCCTCGGCGGTGACCACCTCATTAGTGACGGTCTTCACCACGTCGGGGCCGGTGACGAACATGTAGCTGGTGTTCTTCACCATGAAAATGAAGTCGGTCATGGCGGGCGAATAGACGTCGCCGCCGGCGCAGGGGCCCATGATGACGGAGATCTGCGGGATCACCCCCGAGGCGAGCACGTTGCGGCGGAACACGTAGGAATAGCCGGCGAGCGCTGCGACGCCCTCCTGGATGCGGGCGCCGCCCGCATCATAGAGGCCGATGATGGGCGCCCGCGCCTTCATCGCCATGTCCTGCAGCTTGGTGATCTTCAGCGCGTGGGTCTCGGACAGCGAGCCACCGAACACGGTGAAATCCTTGGCGAAGACAAAAGTCTTGCGGCCGTTGACGGTGCCCCACCCCGTGACGACGCCGTCGCCGGGCACCTTGTTCTTCTCCATGCCGAATTCGGTGGAGCGGTGCTCGACGAACATGTCGAACTCCTCGAACGACCCCTTGTCGAGCAGCAGCTCGATGCGCTCACGCGCGGTCAGCTTGCCGCGGGCGTGCTGCGCCTCGATGCGCTTCTCCCCGCCGCCGAGCTTGGCGCCGGCGCGACGATCTTCAAGGGCGTCCAGGATGTGTTTCATTTGCTCCCGCCAGTTCTTAAGTGATGCGGGGTTCTAACACGGCATTTTGCGGCCCGGAAAGCGCCTTTCCGCGCCGCAAGGCTGCCTTGTCCGGCCTAAAAGCTTGAGGGATTACAAAGTTTTGCCTGGGGAGACGAGCATGAGCGACGGAACGGCCGAGACTGGCGCGGCAACGGGCGGGGTCAACATCCTGCTGCGGATGGAAGGCCTGACCCTGTTTATCGGGATGGTGATGCTCTACTGGGCCTGGGACGGCTCCTGGCTGGTCTTTGCCCTGCTCTTCCTGGTCCCCGATCTGAGCTTCCTGGCATACCTTGCCGACGCCAAATTCGGCGCGCTGGTCTACAATGCGGCCCACAGCTACATGGCGCCGGTGTCGCTGCTGACGCTGGGCTTCGGCCTCGCCTCGCCCCTCACTCTGTCCATCGCCTTGATCTGGCTCGCCCATATCGGCATCGACCGGGCGCTGGGCTATGGCCTGAAATATTCTGCCGGGTTCGGATTCACCCATCTGGGGCGGATCGGGCGGCAGAAGGACGCCTGACACTCGCTTTGCGGCGGGACAGTCGATTTTATGCGTGCTGCTTGGTTGACCCGACCGGACGATTCAGGCTTGCTCAGGGCGTGCGATCAGGCGCCGAGTGTTGCGTGAGCTCAGTCGGTACGGCGGCTGCCATTCTGCCCTGGCTCCAGCATCATCCCCATGTCCGCGACGGTCGTCCCACTGCCGCCGAACTCATCGTCTGAAACCACCGACTTCCTGCGCCGCATGGCCAGCATGGTGTCGGGGCGGAACGGCGAGATGCTGCTGCGTGCCGCCGCATTGATCGAGTCGCTGGCGCAACGGGCGATGACGGCCGAGCGACTGTTTCACCAGCAACAGGAAGAGCACACGCGCAGCACCGCGTTGCGGGAGGCCGCCGAGCTCGCCTCCGATGCCATGGTCGGCCAGATCGAGGCGTTGCGGGCGCAGCTTGCCGAGGTCACCGCGACAGCCGCAGCCGAGCGCGCCGCATTCGACGCCGAGCGCGGCAAGCTGATCGGCCTGATGCAGAGTGCCGAGAGCCATATCGGCAAGCTCACAACCGAGCTGGACGGCTTGCGCGCCTCCGTCGACAGCTTCAACGCGACCGCGGTTTCGGTGCCGATCGAAGTGCTGCGGCTGGCGCGGACGCAGTTCGATGTCCTCTCCGCCGGCTTTGCCCGCAAGGGTGACGTGATCTCGCAGGCGATGAGCGAGATCGGCGGCTTTGCGATCGACCAAGCGCTGACGGCGAAGAAGACGGCCGACCAGGGCTGAGGCATTCGGGCTCGTCGTGCCCGGGCTTGTCCCGCCTGCGCGGCCGAAGCCGCTTCGGCGAGGCGAAGGCCCGGACCTCCGCGTTGTTCGCGCTGCTAGAGAAGGTCGTGGATGGCCGGGACAAGCCCGGCCATGACGATCCTTTTGCCGTTGGATGGGACTAGGGCTCGCCCGGCTTGAACGGCTCCTGCTTGTCCGGCGGAACCGTCTCTTCCGCCATTGCCAGCAGCATCGCGACCATCACGTAGTTGCCGGACACTGCGGTGAGATCGACGATCTGCTGATCGTTGAACGCCTTCTTCGCCCGCGCATAGGTCTCATCGCTGACCTTCTTGGTCGTGGTGAGCTCGGTGACGAAGTCGTAGACCACAGCCTCGTCCTCGGCCATCTTCGACGGTCGCTTGTTGGCTTTCAGCTCCGCGATGATGTCGGGCGA encodes the following:
- a CDS encoding DUF4260 domain-containing protein, producing MSDGTAETGAATGGVNILLRMEGLTLFIGMVMLYWAWDGSWLVFALLFLVPDLSFLAYLADAKFGALVYNAAHSYMAPVSLLTLGFGLASPLTLSIALIWLAHIGIDRALGYGLKYSAGFGFTHLGRIGRQKDA
- a CDS encoding twin-arginine translocation signal domain-containing protein translates to MERRNFLKLALGVTAGAAAFAATAQAAPLSPQPVGDPTRMPQGNPDAHPAVTTSEEAAKLAPEQVHWHGHHRHWGWHRRHWRRHHRRWHRRHW
- a CDS encoding GCG_CRPN prefix-to-repeats domain-containing protein, translated to MKYLLAAAMLASAVVGFSEAASAAEGCGRGFYRGPYGHCRPMRGAVVVRPAPVYVAPPVVVVPRARVCPYGFRWYAGRCRPF
- a CDS encoding acyl-CoA carboxylase subunit beta, giving the protein MKHILDALEDRRAGAKLGGGEKRIEAQHARGKLTARERIELLLDKGSFEEFDMFVEHRSTEFGMEKNKVPGDGVVTGWGTVNGRKTFVFAKDFTVFGGSLSETHALKITKLQDMAMKARAPIIGLYDAGGARIQEGVAALAGYSYVFRRNVLASGVIPQISVIMGPCAGGDVYSPAMTDFIFMVKNTSYMFVTGPDVVKTVTNEVVTAEELGGASVHATRSSIADGAFENDVETLLQMRRLIDFLPSNNSDGVPEWPSFDDIERVDMSLDTLIPDNPNKPYDMKELILKVVDEGDFFEIADLFAKNIVTGFGRIAGRTVGFVANQPMVLAGVLDSDASRKAARFVRFCDAFNIPIVTFVDVPGFLPGTAQEYGGLIKHGAKLLFAYSQCTVPLVTIITRKAYGGAFDVMASKEIGADMNYAWPTAQIAVMGAKGAVEIIFRSDIGDPDKIAARTKEYEDRFLSPFIAAERGYIDDVIMPHSTRKRIARALSMLKDKKVETPAKKHDNLPL
- a CDS encoding glutathione S-transferase family protein; this encodes MADLTLTTFNWVPQAPRGFVRDLRVRWALEEAALPYRVASAPFDDRGAAHFAHQPFGQVPWLTDGDLSIFETGAILLHLGGLSEKLMPTDPRGRTETTEWVFAALNSVEMASLPWGMSKFMGHPTDTAAWKFVDDFLKLRLKHLDPVLAGREWLAGSFSVADILMADVLRVIDGFDALADSPACRAYVARATARPAFAKAHADQMAHFAAADRARS